In Clostridium thermosuccinogenes, the genomic stretch TATCCATGGACAGGTTGAAGCGGGAGTAAAATCCCGTGGAGGACCGAACCACGTGACCGTTGAAAAGGTCTGGGATGAGCTGTGGATAGCGGAGAAATTCCAATCGAACTCGGAGATAGCTGGTTCTCCCCGAAATAGCTTTAGGGCTAGCCTCTAATGAAAGTCTAGCGGAGGTAAAGCACTGAATGGGCTAGGGGCCTTACCAGGTTACCGAACCCTATCAAACTCAGAATGCCGTATAGACGATGTTAGGGAGTCAGACTACGGGAGATAAGTTTCGTAGTCAAAAGGGAAACAGCCCAGACCATCAGCTAAGGTCCCAAAATCACAGTTAAGTGGAAAAGGATGTGGGTTTGCTAAGACAACTAGGATGTTGGCTTAGAAGCAGCCATTCATTCAAAGAGTGCGTAATAGCTCACTAGTCGAGTGAGCCTGCGCCGAAAATTACCGGGGCTAAACTGTGTACCGAAGCTATGGACTCAGAAATGGGTGGTAGGGGAGCTTACTGTCGTAGGCCGAAGCACGATCGTGAGGACGTGTGGACGAAACAGTAGTGAGAATGCCGGAATAAGTAGCGAGAGTAAAGTGAGAATCTTTACCGTCGAAAACCTAAGGTTTCCTGGGGAAGGCTCGTCCGCCCAGGGTAAGTCGGGACCTAAGCCGAGGCCGAAAGGCGTAGGCGATGGACAACAGGTTGAAATTCCTGTACTACCGTCTCTTGTTTGAGAGAGGTGGGGACGCAGGAGGATAGGCTAAGCGAGTAACTGGAAAAGCTCGTCCAAGGGAGGTAGATAGTCCGGTAGGCAAATCCGCCGGACGTTTCGAAGGCCTGATGGGGAGGGAAAATAGAGTACCGAAGTAGCCGATTCCACACTGACGAGAAAAGCCACTATCGAGAGAGAAGGTACCCGTACCGCAAACCGACACAGGTAGGTGAGGAGAGAATCCTAAGACGAGCGGGAGAAGCGTTGTTAAGGAACTCGGCAAATTGACCCCGTAAGTTCGCGAGAAGGGGTGCCTGTAGGAATACAGGCCGCAGTGAAAAGGCCCAAGCAACTGTTTATCAAAAACACAGGTCTCTGCTAAATCGAAAGATGACGTATAGGGGCTGACGCCTGCCCGGTGCTGGAAGGTTACGGGGAATGCTTAGCGCAAGCGAAGGCATGAACTTAAGCCCCAGTAAACGGCGGCCGTAACTATAACGGTCCTAAGGTAGCGAAATTCCTTGTCAGGTAAGTTCTGACCCGCACGAATGGCGTAATGATTTGGGCACTGTCTCGACAACGCACCCGGTGAAATTGTAGTACTTGTGAAGATGCAAGTTACCCGCGACTAGACGGAAAGACCCCATGGAGCTTTACTGTAGCCTGATACTGGGTTTCGGTATTCTTTGTATAGGATAGGTGGGAGGCAGAGAAGTAGCGGCGCCAGCCGCTATGGAGCCGACGTTGGAATACCACTCTAAGAGTACTGGAACTCTAACCAGAGTCCATAAGCTGGACTTGGGACACTGTCAGGTGGGCAGTTTGACTGGGGCGGTCGCCTCCCAAAAGGTAACGGAGGCGTCCAAAGGTTACCTCAGCGCGGTTGGAAACCGCGCAACGAGTGCAAAGGCATAAGGTAGCCTGACTGTGAGAGAGACACCTCGAGCAGGTACGAAAGTAGGGCTTAGTGATCCGGTGGTATGAAAGTGGAATTGCCATCGCTCAACGGATAAAAGCTACCCTGGGGATAACAGGCTTATCTCCCCCAAGAGTCCACATCGACGGGGAGGTTTGGCACCTCGATGTCGGCTCATCGCATCCTGGAGCTGTAGCAGGTTCCAAGGGTTTGGCTGTTCGCCAATTAAAGCGGTACGCGAGCTGGGTTCAGAACGTCGTGAGACAGTTCGGTCCCTATCTGTCGCGGGCGCAGGATATTTGAGGGGATCTGTCCTTAGTACGAGAGGACCGGGATGGACGAACCTCTGGTGCACCAGTTGCATTGCCAAGTGCAGAGCTGGGTAGCCAAGTTCGGCAGGGATAAACGCTGAAGGCATCTAAGCGTGAAACCCACCCCAAGATGAGATATCCCATTCGAAAGAAGTAAGACCCCATGAAGACTACATGGTAGATAGGCCGGATGTGGAAGTGCAGTAATGTACGAAGCTGACCGGTACTAATAGGTCGAGGGCTTGACCAAGAAAAGAAGGTCTTTTAATAGTCTGAAAGTGAAGACAAGTCTTCGAAGAAAGCTTACATTATATAGTTTTGAGAGTGCAAGAAATTGCACAAAGTTTATAAAATTGTCAGATGCAAGTAGTGCAAGGAAGCCGACTGCTGAGGAACGGAATTTATGAAAGATAAATGAGTACCGGAGGCAGGAAGGCTGACGCAGCAATACGAAGCATATCACAATTTTAGATATCTGGTGGCAATAACGAGAAGGAAACACCCGTACCCATTCCGAACACGGCAGTTAAGCTTCTCAGTGCCGATGATACTTGGACGGAGACGTCCTGGGAAAGTAGGTCGCTGCCAGATTTATATCAGAACCCTGAGGTTATTCATCTCAGGGTTTTGTTGTATTTATGAAAGTCATCTTCATGTCCAGTCAAACTATTAGTCCTTCCTGACTGCGAAAAACAGCAAATTATGATAAAATATTAAACGATTATAAAACGGTGGAGTATAAGCTCATGCTTCATGGACATCTTTTCCGAAAGGATGATATTGTTGGGCTGTGAAGGAGATATGATGACTCAGGAAAAAGGGATAAAGGGAGACACGGTTGAAAGAGTCTTAAAAGTGTTAAGAAATATCCGTACCGGTGTAACTATTGAAGAATACAGCTTGCAGGATGCAATTGCCCATCTTTTAATGGCATCGGGAATACCCTTCAAAAAAGAATACAAGCTGGCTCCGAGAAACAGAATTGATTTTTTTGTTGAGGGAGGAGTCGGAATTGAAGTTAAAAAAGGGAAGCCCAATCGCACGGATGTTGTAAGACAGCTTGAAAGATATGCGTCTTTTGGCGATATTAATACTATAATACTGGTGGTGGAAAGAAGCGTTAACATACCGGCAAGGATTAACGGCAAAAGGTGCATACTGTTTGGATTAAACCGACTATGGGGAGTTGCTTTATAATGATAAATCAAAAGGAAATGGGTCAGGATTCGGAGGAAGAGGTTTTTCTTCCTGACTATATGAAGGATGTAGGTCCTGCCAATTATTATTATGGCACATTAAAATATGATAAACGAACAAACAAGTGGGTTATAAAGGGAGAGCCCTGTGTTTGCCAGATGGCAAAAAGGCTGTTTCCCGGCTGCGATACCAAAAGGCGAGGTACTGCAAGATTTACCGCAAATAAGAGAATCATAGGTGACCTTAACTGGCTTATGATGCGTTATCCACTGGAAATAAAGAACAGGGATAAGTGGGACAGGGACATAGAAGAAGCAAGGCAGTATGTTTTGAAAAGGGAATGGTCAAATAAATACCCATTAAAAGCAGAAGTTCCAAAACTCACCTTCAATGGCGAACTAATGGAATTCCAGAAGGAAGGCTTAGGTTTTCTCCTTAGGAACAACAGAGCTTTGTTGGCTGATGAAATGGGTCTGGGAAAGACCGTTCAGGCTTTGGCGTATCTGGCCTCTATCAACAGCTATCCCGTGCTGCTTGTTGTTCCTCCTCATCTTGTCAGGTATTGGCAGAGGGAGATCGATCGTTTTTTAAGGCTGCCTCCGGTGGAGAAAAACGATGAAGGCGTCAGCCTTGCAGGTAACCCGGAGAATAATTTCTGTGCGGGAGCTACTTGTCTTGAAGGCATGAAACTTGATGGTATGGAAAAGGAGTTTAATGCTTGGGGGAAAAATTCCTTTGATTCCGATATGAAAGAAAATCCTGAGGCTGACGTAGTAAAATCTGAGATCGACAGGATAAAATCTCCGGGGAAAGACGGTGGAAATGCTCCTAAGGTGCATGTAATAAAGGGAATAAAACCATACAGGCTGCCGGAGGCTCATATTTACATAATACATTACCTCCTCCTGAGAGGATGGAAGAATGTGCTGCCGGAAGCAGGCTTTCAAACGGTTATTTTTGATGAAATCCAGGAACTGAGGCATGCAGGTACGGAAAAATACAGTTCAGCCAGTTTGATTGCCGATAACTGTAAAAATGTCATCGGACTTTCCGGAACTCCTATATATAATAGGGGCGGAGAGATATGGAATGTAATGAACATATTGGATTACCATTGTCTCGGGGATTGGGACAGCTTTACCAGGGAATGGTGTTACGGCTATGGCAATGGAGTGGTTATTAATCCGACACTGCTGGGTGAGCATCTGAGAAGGGAAGGCTTGCTTTTTAGGAGAACAAAGGATGCCGTGTTGGAAGAGCTTCCGCCCAAAAGGCGTCTTGTACAGGAAATAGATTCGGACGAGGGCATATATGAAAACCTGATACAGAGCGCTGTGGAAAAAGTTAAAAAGCTGGACATGCTGGAAGAAGGATTTGAAAAGGAGAGTCTTATTCTGCAGATTTCCCAGGAGGAACGCCAGGCAACAGGTGTTGCCAAAGCCCCCTATGTATGTGCCTTTGTAAAGGCTTTGCTGGAGGCTGAAGAAAAAGTCCTTCTCTTCGCGCATCACCACAGTGTCATGGATATATACAGAAAGGAGTTAAAGCACTTTAAGCCGGTTTTTATAACAGGAAGGGAAAACGATAAGCAGAAGGATGCGGCTGTCAACGCATTTATGGAGGGACGCACCAATATTTGCTGTGTTTCTCTGAGAGCTGCGGCAGGATTAAACCTGCAGAGGGCCAGCTGCATAGTTTTCGGTGAACTGGACTGGTCGCCTGCCGTCCATAGTCAGGCGGAAGACAGAGCCCATCGTATCGGGCAACAGGATTCGGTTTTATGCTACTATCTCGTCAGCTCCAGAGGCGCAGACCAGGATATTCAGGAAGCATTGGGCCTTAAAGTGAGCCAGTTTATAGGCATCATGGGAGATGCTGCAGAATCTGAGGAGGATAGGCTCCTGGCCCAAAGTAAAGCGAAAGAACACATAGAAAAGGTTATAGAAAGGTTAAAGGAAAAAGCGGCATTGCTTCAAGATGAGAAACCGGCTTTGTGACTGCCTGGAGAGTAACTGCTGCTTATAGAATGTAAGTCAAAAGCTGTTGTAAGCATAAGGAAGATAAACTAAAAAGCTGCACCGTAGTTAAAACGGGCAGCTTTATATATACATGCCTGTATCATGTCTGGTTAAAGAGTTCCTGATCCACTTTTATGTTCATATTTTAATTTTATAAACAGGTCTCCCGGTTTATACAGGTTTTTGATTTCTGCAACTTAGTCATACCGAGGTGGTGTAGTGGACATGTATCATTCAAAGCTTAAAACGGCGCCATCCTTCAGCATGAATCCATAGTTGGATTTTATGTAGTCAAAAATCTTTGATGCTATCAATTTATGGCCTTCTTCATTGGGATGAATGCCATCAATGCATAAAAGGCGCGTGAAATCAGCAGTCTGCAAGAAAGCACCCCGGATGTCTATCCATTTGGTTTTTGTTTCTTCAGCAATGTTTACAATGACCGAGTTGTACATCTCGTGCCACCAATAAATTTTGTTCACGCTTCCCAGCCATTCCAGGATGCTATTGGCTATTGCCGCGCTGTTTTTGCTTATCCATTTGAAGTACCTGTCGGCATCCAATGGAGGAAGTGTCATAAGTACAGGAATTATGCCTTTGCTCTTTAAAGCACTTACCTCATTATAGAGCATCTGCCTGAACAATTTTACATCAGTTTTAGGACTGTGGGCTGCTTTTGGGTTTCTGGCTATATCTTCCCAGTCAAAATCACAGTCGTTGCCTCCATATTCAATCAGGACGATATCGGGATTATTTTTTGCTATTTCGCTTTGCAGCTTGCTTATCCCTTTTATAATGGTGCTTCCAAACTTGGCTGCATTGCATACTATACCTTTAATCTTATCCTGTATCAATGATACATAATTATTGCTGGTAATAGTGTACTTTCCGGTATCTTCATTATATATAACACCTTTTGATATGGAATCTCCAGAAACGACAATTTTGTAAATGTCCTTTGGAATTATCTCCTTCATTATACAACACCCGGCTTAACTACTTAATTTATACCTTATTTCTAGTATAATGAACTGATGGTTGAAAATCAACATATCCTATTATTCCCCATTATAAATTTTTATATACCATGCAATATTTTTTTAAAAATTTTATTTGATGTTTATTTTATTTAAAGTATGGATATTATGTGCTAATATATATACAGTATCGATTAAGAGTTTTATTGCTCAGTAAGCGGCGGTTTGCTATCGCAGCGTGACATTCTTAGAGCAAAAGATTTGCCGGTTGCTTGATGTATAAAGCCCACCTATTGAGATGGAGGACATTGCTGGCTTCCTAATAGATTTGAACCAGGGCAAGTAGTTGAAAAGTCAAGTTATATAATAAAAGATGGAACAGGAGGAATGTGCATTGGAAATCCGATCGCTTAAACAGGAGGAACTGGAACAATGGTTTGACCACTGCGTGTATGTTTTTAATAATGGTGAGTTTTCTGCTTCCTACAGGCAATATTTCGCAAACCATTGGTATAACGATCCATGGAGGGACCTGGATGGAATATTGGTAGCAGTGGAAAATGAAAAAATTTTGAGCACGGTCAGAATATTTTTCCGCAAAATATATATCAATGGCGAGAAGGTAAGCATGGGAGGCATAGGTGAAGTCAGCACAAGGCCGGAAGCCCAGGGAAGGGGCTTATCGACCCGGCTCCTGCAAGCTGCGATTAAAAAGATGGAAGATAAGGGCATTCAGGTTTCAATGCTGGCAGCGAATATACAGGACTATTACAGGAAATTTGGCTGGGAGACCCTCTGCATGCACAGCAAGATATCGGATTTGGTAGGCTCCGATGATTCCCGGTACGCTGTCAGGCCTGTAAATCCGGATATGGATATGGAAAGCATTCGCAGGATACACTCCCACTATGCAAAGAGCTATAATGGGATAATTATAAGAGATAATGACGAGTATTGGGAAAAGTGGTTTAAAACAGAGCAAAAAAGTGTTTTTGTTGCCCAGGATGCCCAGGGAACGGTAGTTTCCTATATATGCGCAGACGTAGGGGATGACAGGATCAGAATTAGGGAATTTGGGGCTCTGTCAGGCTTTGAAGATGCCTTTTCAAGTTTAGCTTCAAAAGCAGCACATATGCTGGAAAGAGCAAACTGCGAAATTCATTATAAGGGAGTGAAAAACCCCGGGATGAGCATAAAAAGGGTTGCAGAGGAAAACTATCACATGATCAGGCTTATTACACCTTTTGAGATAAACGGAGAGCCAATAGAGACAACCCGGAAGCTTGTCAGCGTTATGGAAGGAAGCAGAGGTAAGGGTCAGGACTCGGAATTTGTTTTCTGGGATACGGATGGTTACTGATAACGGGTTGAAAAAAAGGCACGGTTAAAGTACAATTAAAAAGTACAATCAATTTAATTGCTGCATACGCTACATTATAGTATCAATAAAATTAAGGGATGTATATGATGGTGCAGAAGCAGGGGAAGGAAAACGCTTTTACCCGGCGGGGATGCAAAAATACTAAATCCAGAAAGGCGATTATAAGCCTTCTGGAAAAAGCTGAGACACCTCTATCAGCGGAGGAAATATTTCTACAGTTGAAGGAAGCGGGAGTTTCCGCAAACCTTTCGACGGTATATAGAAATCTTGAGTTGATGGAGAGCTTAGGGCTTGCCGGAAAAATGGTCATGAATGACGGAAAGGCCAGGTTTGAAATAACAGGCGAAGGTCATAAGCATCATCTCATTTGCACAAGCTGCCATAAGATGATAGCTATAGATTTTTGTCCGATGGAATCCCTTCAAAAGGATGTAATTGATAAAACCAATTTCGATATAACCGGTCATAAGCTTGAACTTTATGGTGTCTGTCCTGAGTGCAGAAAGACTGAGTAAAAATATCCTTTAAAAGGTATTTAATATTTCACTTGCTTAAAAACTGAAGCAATATTGCATTGCTTTGGTTTTTTTATGCATGGAGAGATACCTCACATACCGATGCTGTACAATACTTCAAGCATAATTACATGTGCTTTAGAGGCTTTCTTAGAGGCTTTCTTAAAATATTTCCATAGATATAAACATGAGCCATTTTATATCACCTCGTATGAGGCAGGCTTTCCAGCAATTGTTTTCACATTATGGCGCGACAAAAAGAACAAGCTTCTGAAAAATTTAAATAAAGTCTGTGTAAAGCTTACATAAAGCCTAAATAAAGCTTATATAAAGCTTTCATGGATCAAATATCGGATTGGCGGCAGGATATTGCCGAAATCTTGCTGCTTTATCTGTCTTTAGTTTATTTGATTTCTACCTGTATTGACTAAATCATGGCAGACTGTATATAATTGTATATAGCAAATGCAAATCATTTGCATTTGCATGAATAAATTGCATCTCTATGGTTATATTAGGTAATGAAAGGAATGGAGAGAATGAAAAGGAAGCTTAACATATTTTTATGCGCTTTGCTGATGATATCAACAATATCCCTTGCGGCCTGCAGTAGTGGGACTTCCGGCAGCAAGGCTGAAGATGAATCCGGAAAGATATCGGTGTTTACCAGCATTTATCCCATGTATGATTTTGCAGGCAAAATAGGCGGAGATAAGATCGATTTATATAATATGGTGCCTGCAGGTACTGAGCCTCATGACTGGGAGCCTTCGCCCAAAGACATGGCTAGGCTCGAAAAGGCGGATGTGTTTATATATAATGGTTCCGGTATGGAAGGATGGGTTGAAAAGGTACTGAACTCCATAAACAAAGAGGACATGATTGTTGTAGAAGCCTCAGAAGGTGTGGATATCATTGAAAACAAGCCGGATGATGATGAGCATATTAGCGATCCCCATGTCTGGCTTGACCCCATGAGAGCGGGAAAGCAGATGGAAAACATCATGAATGCCCTGTCGAAGGCGGATCCGGACAATGCCAAGTTCTATGAAGAAAACTTCAGAAAATATTCGGTGGAGCTGGAAAAGCTGGATAAGGAGTACAGAGATACCTTGGAAAAATGCGAAAAGAAGGATATAATAGTAAGCCACCAGGCCTTTGGTTATCTGTGCGATGCCTATGGTCTAAATCAGATTGCCATAGGAGGTCTTGAGGCAGATACGGAACCCAGTGCCGGCAAAATAGCTGAAATATCTGACTTTGTTAAAGAAAAAAATATTAAGGTGATCTTTTTTGAGGAACTGGTAAGCCCCAAAATAGCGGGTGTGATAGCTGGTGAAACGGGAGCGGAAACAATGGTTTTAAATCCTCTGGAAGGGCTTGGCGATGAGGATATCAAGGCAGGCAGAGATTATTTCTCCGTAATGAGGGATAACCTAAAAGCCCTGGAAAAAGCTCTGAGATAAGAAAAAGATACTGTTTGAGGAGGGCTTAAAAGTACAATGGGCAAGGTAATAGAAGTGAATAATTTGAGTTTTGGTTATGATGGAAGACTGACAATCAAGGATGTCAGTTTTTCCGTTGATAAAGGGGATTTCGTAGGGATAATAGGGCCTAACGGCTCCGGAAAGAGCACCCTGGTCAAGCTTTTGCTTGGCATCCTGCGTCCTTCCGGAGGCCAGATCAGGATTCTGGGTGAAAATATCGAAAAATTCAACTGTTGGGATAAGATAGGTTATGTATCTCAAAAAGCAAATGCGTATAACACGGCTTTTCCTGCTACGGTAGAGGAGGTTGTAAGTGCCAATCTCTTTTCCCGTATCGGCCTTTTCAAGCCTATTGGAAGGAAGCACCGGGATGTGGTGTACAATGCGTTGAAGCTTGTCGGAATGCAGGATTATGGGAAAAGCCTGATCGGGAATCTTTCCGGAGGTCAGCAGCAGCGGGTGTTTATAGCGAGGGTTCTGGTGAGCGAGCCGGAGATAATGTTCCTGGATGAACCTACCGTCGGAATTGACGTAAAATCGGAAGAAGAGCTGTATTGCATGCTGGCAAGGCTTAACAATGAACTGGGGATTACGATTATGATGGTCACCCATGACATAAGCGCAGTAACCGTGCATGCAAATAAGCTTGCCTGCATGGCGGACAAGGGTCTGGTCATGCATGATCCCAAAGAAGAGGATGCAAAAAAGTATATCTCACAGCTTTACGGATATGAGGTTAACCTGCATATCCACCAGCATAACTGTGATAACGTGATGAAAGGTGATGAAGATAATGTTTGAGGTATTTCAATATGCTTTTATGCAAAGGGCGTTTATCACGGGAACTCTAATCGCTCTGATAACACCGGCTATAGGTGTAATTGTCGTACTGAGGGGATTTTCCATGATAGGGGATTCCTTGTCCCATAGTTCCCTTGCGGGAGTGGCCGCAGGACTTGTGGCAGGCGTCAATCCCGTTGCCGGGGCGGTGTTTTTTTCTGTTTTTGCCGCTCTTGGAATAGAAAAAGTAAGAAAGTCGTTTCCGCAGTATTCTGAAATAGCGATAGCTGTTATAATGTCTGCAGGGATTGGCTTGGCCGGAGTTTTTTCCGGTTTTGTTAGGAACAGTGCCAATTTTAGCAGCTTCCTGTTCGGCAGTATCGTGGCTATAAGCGATTTCGAGCTTATGCTGGTGGTGGTTCTCAGCGTGATAGTTTTGCTGTTTTTGCTGCTTTTATACAAGGAGCTGTTTTACATAACCTTTGATGAGCAATCAGCCAGACTTGCCGGGATACCGGTGAGAGTGATAAACTTTATTTTTACGATAATGATAGCTGTTTCCATTTCAGTTTCATCAAGAACAGTGGGCACTCTGGTGGTGTCATCCATGATGGTGCTGCCTGTGGCATCGGCCTTGCAGGTTGCCAAAAGCTATAAGCAGACATGCATATATTCCATGTTATTTGGTCTGATCTCCACTCTTTCCGGAATTTACATATCCTATTATGCGGAAACGGCGCCAGGAGGTACAATAGTACTGGTAAGCGTATTGATTCTTATATTTGTGCTGGTCTATAACAACACGGTGCGAAAGCTGCTGCTTAAAAATTCAGCGAGAGCCAGTGCGGAGTAAAGTCTTTAGTTAGTTCATTTTTTACATTGCTACGAAAGGCAGTTAGATATATAATATAATGAAGAAATTTTTTGCCTATGCAATTAACAAATTGAAACATCTAATATGTTGTGTTATTTATGGGGGAAAGAGGAGCTGCTCTTCGAAGCCGGACTTGGAAGCATCCTGGTGCATATCTGGGTACATATCCTGTGGGTGCATATGAACGATGGAGGAACAGCTTCCTGGCGGAATTTCGAAGCATACGGCCGAATTCTGCTTTATAGGCAATATAATGTGGGGTTTATCCTTCCGAATCAAAAATCCCTATTTCATTAGATGCTTCAAGCAAAATCTTTAGTTTAAGCGGTGTGGAGCAAATCTTTACACGGCTGCTTTTGCTGTTATAAGCTTTATATTACTGTTGTTATAAGTTTCATACTACTTTTAAAGGAGACTGGAATGGCTGTAAATACTGTAATCAACCAGATAATTGTTTTGTTTTTAATGATATTTGCGGGTTTTCTTGCCAAAAAGAAAGGTATTATTAGTGGGGCGTCAAGGAAAAAGCTCTCCGAGCTTCTTCTCAATATAACAAATCCATTGTTGATTATTTCCTCGTTTCAATTTGAGTTTTCCAGGGAGATACTTCAAAATGTGCTTATAGTGTTGGTATTTGCCATAGTTGCCCATGCTTTGCAGATCCTGCTGGGTAAACTTCTCTTCATAAAAAGCGATGGAGGTACAAAGCAGGTCGGCGAGCTTTCGGCCATATACACCAACTGTGGATTTATGGGTTTTCCCGTGCTGGAGAGCCTCTACGGAAAGATAGGCATTTTATATGGATCGGTTTATTCTGCTGTGTTTAATGTTTACCTTTGGACCCATGGAGTCATGGTATTGAACGGAAAAGGGGGAGCAAAGTCTGTCAAAAAAATCCTTCTGAATCCTGGTATTATATCGGTGGTTATAGGTTTGCTGATATTTTTCTTTTCCATAAAGCTTCCCTATCCTGTAGCTCAGGCAATGGAACTGTTAGGCGACATGACAATACCCCTTTCCATGCTGATTGTGGGTGCCACTCTGGCGGATGCCGATTTCAAGAAGCTTTTCAGTGGCTTTAATCTATATTATATAACCGGAATCAGGCTTATACTGATGCCGCTTTTGGCAATCATGATACTGAAGCTTTTCAGCCTTTCGGAGGTTCTGATGGGCACATGCGTTTTGTTTATTGCCATGCCTGTGGCCACCACCGTTTCGATATTTGCGGAAATGTACAACGGGGATACGGAGCTGGCTTCAAGGGTTGTGGTGTTTTCTACGCTTTTATCCGCTTTTACCATACCGCTTATGATTGCCTTGCTGTAATATGAATCATGCTTGTGAGGAATCCGTTACAGATGCAGTAAACAGTATCACATGGTGTACGGAAATTACTTGAAGTATTATTAGCACTCTTGCCAAGAGAGTGCTAAAATCCTCTTGACATTCTTAAATCATAAGTTGTAAGATAATATATGTCATAAATCCGGACAAGGTAGGCCAATCCACAATTTGGCCGGCTGAGTCAAGCTCATTATCAAACTGGAATAGGAGGTTTTTGGAATGAATCGTGAAAGCGGGAGCATTTCAATAAACACTGAAAATATTTTTCCTATTATAAAAAAATGGCTGTATTCAGATAAGGATATTTTCATACGAGAACTGGTATCCAACAGCAGCGATGCCATAAGCAAGCTTAAGAAGCTGGTTTCCATCGGGGAAGCTGAGGTGGAGGACGGCACTGTATACCAGATTAAAGTTGTTGTTGACAAAGATAACAAAACCATAAAAGTGATAGATAACGGAATAGGCATGACCGGGGAAGAAGTAAAAAAATACATAAACCAGATTGCGTTTTCCGGTGCCAAGGATTTTATAGAGAAGTACAAGGATAAAACCGACGAAGGTCAAATCATAGGGCATTTCGGTCTGGGCTTTTATTCGGCTTTCATGGTATCGGACAAGGTTCAGATTGATACATTGTCATACCAGAAGGGCGCAGAAGCTGTGCGATGGACAAGCACAGGAGGCACAGAATATGAGCTGGAAGCTTCCGACCGTACAGAACGCGGTACTACAGTTACTTTATATGTTGCGGAAGACAGCCAGGAATTCCTGGATCAATGGAAGATGAGGGAGATACTTCAAAAGTATTTTTCTTTCCTTCCCTATGAGTTGTATATTGAGGATGCGGCTTCCGA encodes the following:
- a CDS encoding AEC family transporter, whose translation is MAVNTVINQIIVLFLMIFAGFLAKKKGIISGASRKKLSELLLNITNPLLIISSFQFEFSREILQNVLIVLVFAIVAHALQILLGKLLFIKSDGGTKQVGELSAIYTNCGFMGFPVLESLYGKIGILYGSVYSAVFNVYLWTHGVMVLNGKGGAKSVKKILLNPGIISVVIGLLIFFFSIKLPYPVAQAMELLGDMTIPLSMLIVGATLADADFKKLFSGFNLYYITGIRLILMPLLAIMILKLFSLSEVLMGTCVLFIAMPVATTVSIFAEMYNGDTELASRVVVFSTLLSAFTIPLMIALL